In Methanofollis aquaemaris, the genomic window AAGTTCTCAGGCCCCTGCTCGATGCCGGACTTGTCGAGATGACCATCCCCGAGAAACCAGGAAGCGGCAAACAGAGATGCCGGGCCACGGAGAAAGGACATGTTCTGATCGGAGAAGATCGTTCATGAATGAACGAATTCCCGGATAAATCTGTTTCAATCCAGAGGATTGTTCAGGCGCCGGATACTTCTGGGATATGCTCGATGTGATATGGTGCCATCCGTCAAACCGACAGGTCTAAGAAAAGACAGAACAAGATTCATTTCATCAATACTGTCGATGAGGTCGCCTGCGAGATCAGGTCCGGAGTCTCCCCGCCAGGAAATATATTGGATGTGTGATGACACCCAGGATGATTCAGGTGACACGCTACAACCGGTGAAAAGATCTGTGGGCAATAATATCAGTCTCCCGTCGTCACTCATATCAATATCGAATCTGTGATGGCCCCCCCGGAAGAAGCAAGCCTCCTTCTGGATGGATTCTCGATGTGTCTGAATGATTCAATCGATCGAAATGATTGAGGTTTTCTCAAAAAGGAGTCTATCAGAGGAACTCTGGATTCAGCGGAGGAAAGATGGAGAGCAGTAAAAAACTCACGGTCATGGTTTCATCCACGGTCTATGGCATTGAGGAACTCCTGGACCGGATATACACACTCTTAACGGCATTCGGTTATGAAGTCTGGATGTCGCACAAGGGAACCATGCCGGTCTTTTCAAACCGTTCCGCTTTTGATAACTGCATCGCGGGGGTAACGAACTGCGACCTCTTTCTCGGGCTGATCACTCCTCATTACGGCAGCGGGAAAGATGAGGACGGACTCTCCATCACTCATCAGGAACTGAGAAAAGCCATTGAACTTAACAAGCCCCGTTGGCTTCTAGCCCATGATAATGTGGTTTTTGCCAGATCGCTCCTGAACCATCTCGGGTATAACGGAGAGGACGGTCGAAGACAACTTTCACTGAGAAAAAATCAGATCCTGGATGATCTCCGTGTCATCGACATGTATGAAGAAGCCATTCTCTCCCAGAAACCCCTGCAAGACCGGCAGGGCAACTGGGTTCAAAAATTTCGTTCCGATGATGACGCTGCTCTTTTTGCCATGGCACAGTTCTCTCGCTATCAGGAAGTCGAGGCGTTCGTGCATGAAAACTTACGTGACAGTGCACGTATTTCTCAAATCATCTATGATAAGGGGGAGCATCCATGAAAATAGAGAATATCAGAGAGGTTCTGCTGCTTGGAGATGACCAGAGCATTGAGGTTTTATCCCGGTGCCTGGATCTAGAACACATCGGCACAACAGTCTGTGGTTTTCTCAATACGTCCGGGGGGTCTATTGTATGTGGGGTGGACGATAAGGGGAACATTATCGGCATCGATGACGCCGAGAATGCGGCGAGGGATCTTGAACGTGGACTGTTACATGGTCTTTCTCCTACGGCGCTGGTTTCTGTTCAGGTATATAGAGTTGAAGAGGAGACCTTGCTGGTTGTCGAGGTGCCGGCCGGCAAGGATCTGCCGTACGCATTTGAGAATGTGATTTATCTTCATGAAGGTCAGACCACCCGAAGAGCAGATGTCGAAACGATCCGCGACATGGTGCTCCGCAAACAGGTTGAACCAGAGAGATGGGAACGGCGTTTTTCTTCCGCCGACATGAAAATCGATCTGGACGGAGATGAAATTCGTTCCGCGATCCATGCCGTGAATAAGTCTTCTCGATTTCAGTTTCGAGATGGTGACAATACGGTCATGGTTCTTGAAGACCTTGCAGTGTGCCGATATGGCCGCCTGACCAATGGCGGCGATGTACTCTTTGGAACCAATCCCGCGATGCGTAACCCCCAGGTCAGGGTACGTGCCGCCTGTTTTACGGCAGACAGGACCGACGACACCTACAGAGATATGAAGTCCTTTGAGGGGCCTCTGGTCCCGGTTTTAGAGAATGTATTCCGTTTTATTCAACGAAACACTCCCACAATATCGCGTTTTGGGAAAGGCAATCTGGAACGCCGGGACGACTCCCTCTATCCGGTGGCGGCGATCAGGGAGGGGTTGGTGAACGCCTTCGTCCACCGGGACTATAGTAATTTTTCCGGAGGGATTGCTGTTTCCATCTATCCCGACCGCCTGGAGATCTGGAACTCCGGTACATTCCCTGAAGGGGTAACCCCTGATGACCTATCGACCGGTCACATCTCGGTGCTGCGTAACCCTGACATTGCCCATGTACTTTATCTGCGGGGGTTGATGGAGAAGATGGGCCGTGGGAGCGTGATGATCAGGAAGGCCTGTGATGAAAACGGTTTACCTCTGCCGCGGTGGTCGGAGGATGACCGCGGGGTCACTCTTACTTTCTATGCCCCGGAAGTCACCCCGGAAGTCACCCCGGAAGTCACCCCGGAAGTCACCCCGGAAGTCACCCCGGAAGTCATACGGATGCTCAGGGTCTTTGAAGGAGAGATGTCTCGGAAGAACCTCCAGGATATTCTCGGTCTGAAAGACAATGAACACTTCAGGAAAACCTATCTGCTGCCAGCAATCCACGACAATCTGATTGAAATGACGATCCCGGCCAAACCTAAGAGCAGCAGGCAGAAATATCGCCTCACTGAGAAAGGACGTGCTCTGATAGGAGAAGATCGTTCATGAATGCTGCCCGACCAGTTCTTGATCGAGATCGGAGCCATCCCAAAACTCTCCTGCCCCTCCTCCACAGAAGATAAAGAGAGATGATAGGGTCAAACCCTCTCACCTCTTCGCAGGGTGAACCTACATTCATCGCCTTCTTCTTTCAATCGCGCCGGGGGTTCCTCGAAGACTTTCGTCTTCTCGAACTCGCTGACGCTCATTTCCACCGGACACTGAAATTGTGATTGGGCCGGGAAGAAACGCATGGAGGGCTGTGTAGAATCAGGCATGAAGCGAACGCACGCCTCAAGCATACCGCATGAAAAGTTTTTCATGGTAAACCACCCAATTTTCATCAACGTAACCCCCTTGTGAACTGAATCCGTTGCCCTCCTTGCAGAGCCACTCTTTCTGGCCCGATACATCGAGAAAGCCGGCACCGGCACCCTCGATATGATCGATCTATGCGAGCGGGCGGGCCTCTCTTCGCCGATGTTCAGGCAGGAGGGCGGGCAGTTTGTTCAGGTGCTGTGGAGGCCAGAGCAGGGCGGGACCAGGATGGACCTTGATCAGGAGAGTGTCGAGATCCTGCGTGCGTGCATGACAGAGAAGTCCATGATCGAACTCCTCACCGTTGTCGGCAGGGAAAAACCGCACCAGGTCCAGTGACCAGATCCTCAGGCCCCTGCTCGATGCCGGCCCTGTCAAGATGACCATCCCCGAGAAACCAGGAAGCGGCAAACAGAGATACCGGGCCACGGAGGGTGATCACGCGAGTATTTCCCGCGAACGAGGGCAATTCGACACGGACGGATGTATCTTCCTGAAATCCGCCCTTTTCTCCCCCATCCCGAACTACGAATGAACGACTAAAATGTGTAAAATGAGTGGTTCGCCATCCGCCGCACCGTCGCTGAGTATTCAGAAAGGTTAGGGTTTGGTTCTCCTTCCCGCAAGCAGCACCATCGCGGTCAGAAGAGCAACGATACCGATACCCGTTCCGAAGCCGGGTGCGGACGCAGGCACGGTTTCCGTCACGCTGATGCTCTTTTGCGCATAGATGAGGTCTCCATGGAACGACGGGAAATGCGTTTCGACCCACACCATTCGATCGCCGTCCAGGAACGGGTCGTCGACCTGGCCGTCCACCGAAATTTTTTCACCCGTTCCTGCCTCCGGATCACAGAGGAGGATTGTCGAACCCGGCGTATTCTCCGAATAAATCCAGCCGATTCGTTCTCCGTCGGTAAACGGTGAAGAAATCTTCAGATCCTTCTTATCTTCGGCCGGTGTTTTCGAAGGTTCCAAAAAAGTCCCTGTCGCAGGGTCGAGCAGTCTCTTCTCTCTCGTCGAGAGGAGATAGAGATACAACTCGTCGAACGTCCCCTTATCAGGACCCTCGAAGGTGACGGTATGCTTGAGGTAGATCAGGTAATCGCCGCCCAGTGCATAGGATTCGACGTGGGAGCCGGATTTGTTCCCGAAGACATTGCGAAAAATCGTCGTGTTCGTTCTGGTTTCGAGAGAATACAGGTAGAGACCTTCAGAATTCAGGTACGCGATATGGTCGCCGTCAAAGAGAACGCCCGCGGGATCATCGACCGGCAGTTCGCAGACCTGTTCGCTCTTCCCTGTCCCGATGTCATAGAGGAAGATCGGGATGTTGAACAGATCGGCGGATTCGCCCAACCAGATGATCCGTCCCCCGTCGATCTTCGGCCACTCTGCGGTGCCCGGAGCATCGATGATCTCTGCAGAACCGTTCCGGAGCGAGTACAGGTACACCCGGCTCGGCGCCGTGCTGGTTTCATTCATCCCGAAGTCATCAATGGGAGTTTCGAACCATACCGCGTACTCCGCTGAAATGTCCGGCCCGGTTACCATCATGTTTGCTGATGGACTGCCGATGATCGTCCGTTCACCGGTCTGTACTGCATGGAGGTATATTCTGTTCTGCGAACAATCGATCTCTTCCGCCCCTGCGAGGGATATGATGTATTCTCCGGAGATCTTTCCTCCCAGTGCATCGGTGGTGTTTTCGGAGACACTCGTCGTCACCCACCCGGGGTCTGCCGAGACGGGGGTCGCACACAGGACCAGAACAATGAACAACGCCGCGATGCAGACGGTCGTGAAGAATGTTCTGCGCATAGCGTAGTATGTCTTTCTCCGGGGTGAAAATTTTATTGCCCCGCATATCTCGGATAAATTCCATAAAAGAGGAGTCAGGGCATTATCTGCATCACTTTCGGACCGGCCGGGCGAACTCTTTCGCGCACCGTTCCCTCGCTCGCGTGCTGCCGAACTTCTGAAAAACAGTTGGACCTTCATGTCGATGCAGAAACTTTCGCCAACTTTGGTCGTCGGGAGACGTTTTCTCTGGCAGAATGGGAAAATATCGTAAAAGCATTGCACGAAGAGTATCTGCGGACAGTCAAATACCGGGGTGACAAACTCTTTGTCGCTGAACGGTTCTGCGTACACGCCGGCGGTCTGCTCCTTCACCCCGCTTGCCGGGCGGGTGAAGACGATTTCGGGCCGTCTTTCGCCTTCCCGGCAACCTTCCGGCACGTATACGAGTGCGGAGATTTTTTTCTCTTTGCTCAGGTAGGTGACTTTATTCTCCCCGGCACCGCCATTGCCCTGCTCATTCTGGCCCCTGTATTTCGTATTCCCGCCTTTGATCCCGGCGCTCAGGGCCGCATTTCAGGGGGACCGAGGGCAGAGGGTGGATCATGCCCGGAGAGGGGCCGGAGGGCCGGGAAAAATGGGGGGAAGACGGCGCGAATGGGGGCGGGCTCCAGGGAAACGGAACGGACCCCAATTCCAAAGGTCACCGGTGAAATACATGAATCACCATGCCGGCAGGATCGAAATTTTTTGAAAAAGAGAAGGGGGAAAATCAGTTCTTGTCCCGACTGAGACGGACGATGAAGGCCATTGCATTGTCCCCGTCCTGGAGGTGCCGGAGTTCGATCTCATCGGGTCCGATGAATGTACCGAATGTGTAGCCGTCATCGTGTTCAACAATAGAGATCTCCCCGGCACTGGAGATGACACCAGACAGGTTCTCGGAATATTCGAGTCCATCCCAACGTGTATACACCTTCGAGCCGGTAAAGGCCGGCCCTTTTTGTGCCGTGATGGTGTAGGATGTATTACTCTCGCGGAAACCCGCGGCTGTGGTGTACCCGGTCGTTGTTCCTGTCCAGACCCCGACGATGTCCGGGGTGGAAGGCGATGTGACCTCCGGGGAGGGGGTTGCCGCATCGGTGACGGGCGTGATGGTTCCGGACTGTGCCTGCAGGCACCCGGCGGTTAAGAGAAACAGGCCGAGAACAACCGCAACAATGAGGGAAAACGACGATCTTTTCATTTTGAGAGATGGATTTTTTCTGTTAATAAATACCGATCATTCGATACCGTTTTTCGAGATTCTTAAAGACGATATAGAGAAACGGGCCATGAAGGTCCATCCGATAGAGATACAAAGACCCTATCCCCGGTATTCCCGATAGTGTTCCCCCATGCACGAGGGGGAAAGGGGGTCGCCCGACGACCCGGCCCTCCCGTCGTTCACCTGGCAGCCGAGGAAGATGCTCGTCCGGGCCGGGGTGTCGTAGCCGTCGTCCGCCGCGGTGAGGGTGACGGCGCGGGGGATCTCTGCGGAGACGACCCCGACGGTCGCCTCCGTGCTTTTCTTTCAGGATTGTACGTGAACTCATCTCCTTGCGGATGAGTCCGGAAAGTTGATCGAGATCGTACCTGAATCGTTCTTGATTATACATCCGGGCCCTCCACCCATTGCGAAAGGCTGCCCATCCGCTTGAAAGCCTCCAGCATGGGAAGTCCGATCCCGGAACGACGAGCATTGCAAAAAAACCTCCATCGATCCCGCAGCCTCGGCCCGCTCTTTCCTTCGGGTGAGAGAAGATAATCGAGCGTTTCCCGCTCTTTTTTCATCCAGGCAAACCGGGCCAGCACCGATCCGGTATAGTCCTCAGGGTCCGGCCAGGAATCCGCCAGAAGTCTTGCACATTCCAGAGAATAAACAATTCCTTCTCCCGTGAACGGCGATACGGTCCCTATCGATTCGCCGACGCCAATGATCACCTGGGGCGAACCGTCGCTCCGCGTCTTTCTGACAGAGAAGGGCGTCGAGTAATACGGAGACGCGACCCGGACGAGACCATGACAGCAGCACTGCCTGGTGAATGAAAACTGCCCGGACGCATCCCGATAAAACCGTTCCAGAAGGCTATCGTGCCGGAGGAGGCCGATACCGCCAATGCCGATGTGATAGTGATCGTGTCCGAGCGGAAAGATCCACAGGTACCCAAGTCCTGGTATCCGGTTCCCGTACACCCCCGCTCCAAGGCGCTCGCTCCCTCTGGATTCCACGATTACCCGGTGCTGCAGCGTCGGGAGCGTCAGGTCGGACCTGCAGGGAGGAAGGAGAGCCCGGTTGATCCCGGTCGCATCCACCACGATATCATAATCCTCCGCCTTCTCCGGCACCAGGTCCTGCCGCTTCAATCGGACGGATTTCGTGAGATCCTGGAGAAGCCGGGGTTTATGTACGGTGCAAAGGGGCGTCGTGGCCACAAGGCCGTCAAAATCCATCGGGGACATGGGTTCGATGAGGTAGTCGTCCAGGTCGAGGCCGACATCGGCGAGGTACGGTCCGATACCCGTCGGCGCACCCCACCCGCACGAACGGCATGTACAGCGGCTGGCATGTCCCCGGCCATCATAGACATCCGGCGAGATCCCTCTCTGTTCGAGAAGCCCGGCCAGATACCCGCCGGCGATGCCGGCACCTGCAATCGCAATGTTCATACAATCCTCCCAAACGTCAGTACGATCACGGTGATCGCCACGGCATGGACCATCGATGCTCCCACCTGCTGCAGCATTACCTTGTTGGCTTTCGACTCGAAATCAGGATAGACGGAGTACAACGCGCGGGTGCACAGCTGATCAATTCTTGCCCCGCAAACCGTGTTCATCGCTGCGATAACGGCTGTTGAGAGGATAAGAAGATATGCAAACTCCGTACTGCCGAGAATGAGAACAAGAGGGTAGAACATCAGGACGGACACGAGCAGGGTAACGATGCCGTACACCGTGGCGTGCGGGATCTCCGGATACACGACGGAAGATGTCTTTTTCCCCCCCAACCGGTCGGAATGTACGTCCCGACGCATCATCGATACCGCGAAACAGGTCACCGTCAGGCCGTGCAGGAGCGACAGGATGAAGGCCAGGAGAGAGAATATGCCGGTCGCGGCATAAACGATCGTCACCGTCACGCCGACGACCAGCCAGGGAAAAATGTACCATTCGGTATAGGGCTGGTGCCCCAGCGCGATGCGGGGATGGTTATAGCCATAATCGAAAAAAAATCCGATGATAAACAGGAGCGGGATCAACATCCGCTGCATCGTCAGGTATGCGGTGAGGACCACCACCAGGACCGTGATAATCGCGGACATCTTCCTGTAATCGCCGACAGTAGCCCACCCATAGACGAGGGGCCGGTCACGTTTCGTTTCCCTGCTCTTTTCACGCCGGTCGACCTCGAGGTCCATGATATCATTCCAGATATGGGCATCGATGTGGACGAGAAGAACTGCGACAACCGCGATACCAAATAAGCGCCAGTCCGCGCCTGAAAAACCGACTTCCCAGAGCGCCGCGGCAAACCCGATGAGAATTGCACACCCGGTAAAAGGAATGAGCCCCTCGATCCGCAGGATGTGCCGGAATGTGCGAAAGTCGAAGCCATCTCCTCCAGCAGGAGGCGTCACAGTTTTTTTGTCATCATGATCGTACTCTCTGGACCGTATCATGAAACGGATATCACCGCACACATTTCCATACCAACGATCTGTCTTCGCTCTGTTAATCTGGCGGATATTCACTCCTTCGCACTTTTCGCCTCGAACGCCTTCAGTGGTCCGGGCGGCATTAATATTTTCGCTGTCGATACTCTCGATGATGTCAGGATCCTCCCGAAACAACCAGCGCCGTGATCGAAACAAACCGGGATTTATCGTCTGTGAGGATTTCACGCGGGATTCAAGATTCCTGAAATCCCCGTTCGAGAACCTGGATGATGTATTGAGTCGTTGGTCGACCGGATACCCATAGCACGGAATGAAACACGAAATATTGGCCATGAATGTGATGAACCATCTGTCGTGGCCGTTCAGAGCAATCATCCCGGATGCCGGATCGGTGAGTGTGCTCACATCGACAGATACGTCCGGTGTCAAATGTTCTCGGGACACTATACGGCCGTCTTCAAATGATACGTCTTTTCAAACCCGTCGCAATCAGCATCATGCAAACAATATAATAGTAATCTCTTTATCATCAAAAATGATCAATAATTCAATAATAGAGGAAGCGAGATTCGAATCGATCGATCTCTGTCTTCTTCGGTAGAAGGTGAAACCATCATGGCACCGCTCTCCGTCCTCTACATCGACGACGATCCGGGTCTCCTTGAGATAGGCAAGATCTTCCTTGAGCGGAGCGGGGAGCTTACCGTCACCACCTGCGAATGCCCGCTGGAGGCGAGCGAGATCCTCTCCGGGAAACACGTTGACGCCATCATCTCCGACCACCTGATGCCCGGGATGGACGGGATCCGGCTCCTCCGGCACCTCAGGCAGCATGGCACCATGACACCTTTCATCATGTTCACCGGGAAAGGGTGCGAAGAGGTTGCCATCGACGCATTGAACAGCGGCGCTGACTTCTACATCAGGAAAGAAGGGAGCCCCGAGCAACAGTTTGCCGAGATCGGCAATACGATCAAGCGTGCTGTCGCCGGGAGACGAGCAGAAGAGACATTCAAAAAGAACGAAGAATTGTATCAGTGGCTATCCGGGAATGCACCTCCCGAGATCGTTGAGAACCTCAACGAGGTATTCTATGTCCTGGATAAAAACGCCACAGTTACCTATGTCTCCCCGAATATCGAGTCTATAGGCGGCTATCCTGCTTCCGCGGTGATCGGGAGGTCCTATGTCGACCTCGTCCACCCCGACGACAGGACCGGACGGCTTCTGCAGTTCGGTTCAAGCCTCGCCGGAAGCAACGAAGCGACCGAATATCGCTTTCTCAAAGCGGACGGCAGTGCGACCTGGGTGAAGACGGCTGCCCGTCCGATACTCAGGGAAGGCCGTTTAATCGGTATTCAGGGTATTCTTACGGATATCACCAGCCTGAAAACGATGGAAGAAGCGTTGCGGGAGAGCGAGGAGCAGTACCGTGACCTTGCAGTGAATGCGCCGATCGGTATCCTCACCTGCGACATCGAAGGATGCATCACCTACATCAACCGGTGTGGTCTGGATCTCCTCGGGGCGCCCGGAGAGGAGGAGGCTCCCGCCGTCAACCTCCTGAAGTATCCCCCTCTGGTCCAGAACGGATTCTCAGGGCTACTTCGAAAAGCCATGGAGTCGGGGGTGTCCATCCCCCCCCTCGATGGAGAATATTGCAGCAGTTGGGAAAAAAAAGCCCACTACAGGGTACATATCTCGCCGATCGCCAATCAGGAAACCGTCACCGGTGCCCGGATCATCCTGGACAATATATCAGAGCAGAAAAGATCTGAGATCGCTCTCAATAACGCAAACAAGAAACTCCAGCTCCTCTCGGAGATCACCCGCCACGATATCCTGAACCAGATCATGGTGGTCCAGGGATTCCTGCAATTTGCAGAGAAGATGAGTGTCGATGCCGTTCAGGCGGGCCACCTCGGGAAAGTGAAGGGTGCGGCGGAAGCCATCAGGCGTCAGATCGAGTTCACCCGCGAGTATGAACGACTGGGCGTGAAAGAACCTGCCTGGCTCTCCCTGGGCGGTCTGATAGAAAAGATCGTCGATGCGCCGATCCCCATCAGGTGCGACCGTCCCGACGTCTCGATCTATGCCGATCCGATGGTCGAACGGGTCTTTTCGAACCTGATGGACAACACCATCCGCCATGCCCAAGGAGCAACCGCCGTGCATGTCAGGTGTTCGAAGACCGGATCCGGCCTCCTGATCCTCTGGGAAGACGATGGTCCGGGTGTCCCGGAGGACCAGAAAGAGCGGATCTTCGAGCGCGGCTGTGGGAAGAACAGCGGTTTTGGCCTCTTCCTTGCACGGGAGATCCTCGAGATCACCGGGATCGGCATCACCGAGGCGGGTCGGCCCGGCAGAGGGGCGAGGTTCGAGATCCTGGTGCCTGAAGGCGGGTACAGGTTCATATGAGTCCTGAAACCGGGTCACGCTTTTCAGTTTCCAACCGTTCGCCTCTCCCTGTCGACCAGAAAGGCGTGAGGATCAGTATCATCGTCTCGCTGCTGTTATCAATATCACTATTTTCAACGGCGGCACCCTCTTCTTTGACCTTGTAGGCACACCGTTGTTCGCATGCGTTCGCCACGCAGAAGAGACCGCAGTCGATGAAAACGACCACAAAGCACTTGATGCATTGTATGCCACCCCTTTTACAGAGGAAAGGTCGTCTAATGAACCAGTCCACATCCCGGTGCGGAGAGCAGCACTCCCATACGCTTGAAGACCTTGGCTGGGCGGAGGAGCACGATGCGGCATTCTCAAAGTACACCGGGCCGTATGTGCCGGGCCGCGTGGCCTGCCGGCAGAAGACCGTGTGGGACGTTCTCGTCGACGGTGGGTCCATCACAGCGGGGATCTCCGGAGCTCTGCGGAAACTCGGCCGCTTTCCAGCGGTTGGAGATTTCGTCGTATTGCTCGATCAGCCGGAGGCCGGCACCTCGACGATCGTTGATATCCTCCCGCGCAAGACTCTCTTTGCACGGGGGGCATCGGGGCGTGAAAGCACCGACCAGGTCATTGCGGCGAATATCGATACGGTCTTTATCGTCACGGCCGCCGGCCATGACCTCAACGTCCGCCGGATAGAACGCTTTCTCGCGATCGCCCACTCATCGGGTGCCCGCCCCGTTATCGTCATCAATAAATCCGATCTGGCGGACGACCCCGCATCGCTCGCCGACGGGATCGCTTCGGTCTCTCCCGGTATACCGGTCATTCCAATCAGCGCCGCGAGCGGAGAGGGTGTCGACCGGCTTGACCCGTACCTCCCGCCGGGAACAACGGTCGCTCTCATTGGTTCGTCTGGCGTCGGCAAGTCCACCCTGATCAACCGGCTCATGGGCTGTCCGGTGCAGGAGACCTCGCATACCCGGGACTATGACGAGAAAGGGCGGCACACCACGACCGTCCGCCAGCTCTTCGTCCTGGAAGGCGGGGCGCTCATGATAGACAACCCCGGCCTGAGGGAGGTCGGCATCGGTACGGCAGCTGCCGGTATTGCTGGTACATTCCCCGATATTCTCGAACTGGCGGAGGGCTGCCGGTTCTCGGACTGCCGGCACGAACAGGAGCCGGGCTGTGTGGTGCAGGCGGCCGTGAGGGACGGAGCCCTCTCTGCAGCACGGCTGGAGAATTTTCACCGGCTCATGCGAGAACTCGAATTCGAACGGGATAAAGCGGAGATCGGGCTGGTGAGGCTTGAGAAGAAACGCTGGAAAGAAATCGGAAAATCTGCCCGAGATATCTGGAAGATAAAAGGGAAGTAACGGCAATCCGTTGCAGTACCGATTGCAAATCGGACCCCGCATCTCCCGGCGGGAAAGGAGGGCCCGTCAGGAGAGGGAAAGGGTCTGTGTTATAGCCTTCCGGAAGGGAAGATCAGCCGCTCTGTGAACTCAAGGAGGGCCTTCGCCTCTGGATTGTCAGCGATCTCCGGCCGAAAAGAGAGGGTTTGAGACTCTACTCCCAGGTAATTCCTGTCCGCGTTGCTGAACGCACCCCGGATGGTCGGGACACGATCACGCACCCTCACTCCCCCGTCTGCACCAGCCCCTCCCCCTCAACCCGGTGCCTCTCATAGTTCCGCCGCACCGCCCCTTCGGCCGAGTTCGCATAGCAGTAGCGACAGAGATGAGGGCATGTCGAGTAGGCGCCGATGTCCTTGCTCCGGATGCAGCCGCAACTGTCCCTCTGGCCTTTTTCCTTCAGGCTCTTCGAGGGGACAATCTTCCCGAAGAGGTCGCGCTGCGGCGGCGGCCCGAGGAATGCCGTCAACGCGGGGTCGTCGGGGAAGAGACGGGGGAAGAGACGGCGGAGGAGGTGGTCGTCGACGCACCTGTTCTTCTTTACCCCATAGGCCGAGAGGTCCACCTCCTCCGCACAGGTGGCGAGGGCAAGATTCCAGTCCCTGTTCAGTGCGGCGAGGCCCTCCGCAAAGGCCCGCATCTCCTCAAGCCCGAACTCGCGGTAGCTCCCGCCGAGACGCCGCTTCACCGCACGGTAGGCGTCGATGTCGGCAAAGCTGAAGACCAGGCGTTCGGTCGAGGCGTGGATGCGGTCCCCCACACCCTTCACCCGTGCGAGGAGTTTCTCGACGGTAAGGTCGTCGGAGAGGAGGAGGGGGTCGAAGCGCCAGATCACCCGCTCCTTTCCCACCCTCTCCGCAAGCGCCCTGAAGGTCTCGACACGCTCGTCGAGAGGGGGCAGGCCGGGCTCGAGCCCCTCCCTCTCGTAGTCGTTGAGGGTGTACTGGAAGTAATAGTGGTACCCCATCCTCTCGATCTCGTCGAGGTGCGGCATCAGGGGGGCCGGGTTCTTCGTCCAGAATACGAACACCCTCGCCTTCTCAAACGAAACCGTCTGGGAGAAATTC contains:
- a CDS encoding DUF4062 domain-containing protein, yielding MESSKKLTVMVSSTVYGIEELLDRIYTLLTAFGYEVWMSHKGTMPVFSNRSAFDNCIAGVTNCDLFLGLITPHYGSGKDEDGLSITHQELRKAIELNKPRWLLAHDNVVFARSLLNHLGYNGEDGRRQLSLRKNQILDDLRVIDMYEEAILSQKPLQDRQGNWVQKFRSDDDAALFAMAQFSRYQEVEAFVHENLRDSARISQIIYDKGEHP
- a CDS encoding Fic family protein, translated to MKIENIREVLLLGDDQSIEVLSRCLDLEHIGTTVCGFLNTSGGSIVCGVDDKGNIIGIDDAENAARDLERGLLHGLSPTALVSVQVYRVEEETLLVVEVPAGKDLPYAFENVIYLHEGQTTRRADVETIRDMVLRKQVEPERWERRFSSADMKIDLDGDEIRSAIHAVNKSSRFQFRDGDNTVMVLEDLAVCRYGRLTNGGDVLFGTNPAMRNPQVRVRAACFTADRTDDTYRDMKSFEGPLVPVLENVFRFIQRNTPTISRFGKGNLERRDDSLYPVAAIREGLVNAFVHRDYSNFSGGIAVSIYPDRLEIWNSGTFPEGVTPDDLSTGHISVLRNPDIAHVLYLRGLMEKMGRGSVMIRKACDENGLPLPRWSEDDRGVTLTFYAPEVTPEVTPEVTPEVTPEVTPEVIRMLRVFEGEMSRKNLQDILGLKDNEHFRKTYLLPAIHDNLIEMTIPAKPKSSRQKYRLTEKGRALIGEDRS
- a CDS encoding Fic family protein, which encodes MSAGKNRTRSSDQILRPLLDAGPVKMTIPEKPGSGKQRYRATEGDHASISRERGQFDTDGCIFLKSALFSPIPNYE
- a CDS encoding geranylgeranyl reductase family protein translates to MNIAIAGAGIAGGYLAGLLEQRGISPDVYDGRGHASRCTCRSCGWGAPTGIGPYLADVGLDLDDYLIEPMSPMDFDGLVATTPLCTVHKPRLLQDLTKSVRLKRQDLVPEKAEDYDIVVDATGINRALLPPCRSDLTLPTLQHRVIVESRGSERLGAGVYGNRIPGLGYLWIFPLGHDHYHIGIGGIGLLRHDSLLERFYRDASGQFSFTRQCCCHGLVRVASPYYSTPFSVRKTRSDGSPQVIIGVGESIGTVSPFTGEGIVYSLECARLLADSWPDPEDYTGSVLARFAWMKKERETLDYLLSPEGKSGPRLRDRWRFFCNARRSGIGLPMLEAFKRMGSLSQWVEGPDV
- a CDS encoding prenyltransferase, producing the protein MSTLTDPASGMIALNGHDRWFITFMANISCFIPCYGYPVDQRLNTSSRFSNGDFRNLESRVKSSQTINPGLFRSRRWLFREDPDIIESIDSENINAARTTEGVRGEKCEGVNIRQINRAKTDRWYGNVCGDIRFMIRSREYDHDDKKTVTPPAGGDGFDFRTFRHILRIEGLIPFTGCAILIGFAAALWEVGFSGADWRLFGIAVVAVLLVHIDAHIWNDIMDLEVDRREKSRETKRDRPLVYGWATVGDYRKMSAIITVLVVVLTAYLTMQRMLIPLLFIIGFFFDYGYNHPRIALGHQPYTEWYIFPWLVVGVTVTIVYAATGIFSLLAFILSLLHGLTVTCFAVSMMRRDVHSDRLGGKKTSSVVYPEIPHATVYGIVTLLVSVLMFYPLVLILGSTEFAYLLILSTAVIAAMNTVCGARIDQLCTRALYSVYPDFESKANKVMLQQVGASMVHAVAITVIVLTFGRIV
- a CDS encoding PAS domain S-box protein, with translation MAPLSVLYIDDDPGLLEIGKIFLERSGELTVTTCECPLEASEILSGKHVDAIISDHLMPGMDGIRLLRHLRQHGTMTPFIMFTGKGCEEVAIDALNSGADFYIRKEGSPEQQFAEIGNTIKRAVAGRRAEETFKKNEELYQWLSGNAPPEIVENLNEVFYVLDKNATVTYVSPNIESIGGYPASAVIGRSYVDLVHPDDRTGRLLQFGSSLAGSNEATEYRFLKADGSATWVKTAARPILREGRLIGIQGILTDITSLKTMEEALRESEEQYRDLAVNAPIGILTCDIEGCITYINRCGLDLLGAPGEEEAPAVNLLKYPPLVQNGFSGLLRKAMESGVSIPPLDGEYCSSWEKKAHYRVHISPIANQETVTGARIILDNISEQKRSEIALNNANKKLQLLSEITRHDILNQIMVVQGFLQFAEKMSVDAVQAGHLGKVKGAAEAIRRQIEFTREYERLGVKEPAWLSLGGLIEKIVDAPIPIRCDRPDVSIYADPMVERVFSNLMDNTIRHAQGATAVHVRCSKTGSGLLILWEDDGPGVPEDQKERIFERGCGKNSGFGLFLAREILEITGIGITEAGRPGRGARFEILVPEGGYRFI